A DNA window from Pseudarthrobacter sp. W1I19 contains the following coding sequences:
- a CDS encoding McrC family protein has product MPAFEIREAAATLTLALPDSLGWAINSLGIATALPQGEGLWSVSSVSKVGVVAVGEHELYIKPKLPIPRLFFLMGYSRSPNYWRNDDVSLSADEHLVSSIVGSFIRQVKQATVQGLLQDYKTVQESEPMVRGKLNIPAQIGRRAGLPLPAEVTYDDYTVDIAENRMLLAATRKLLTVPRLAETDRQSLRKLELKFEGVGLAWPTVFPPIRFTRLNAHYAPAVLLAEIILKGGSLEQQVGTVSASSFLFDMWEVFEDFVSVALREAMASHGGSVDLQYRGKHLDVGGVVPLRPDIVWRRDQDVLAVLDAKYKAERNGRFPNADLYQMLAYCTRFKMQAGHLVYAKGECDETIYEIHGTDVRIFTHSLDLEAQPLELLGQIGRLAAKVVKHSNIKAE; this is encoded by the coding sequence GTGCCGGCGTTCGAAATCCGTGAAGCCGCAGCCACCCTGACTTTGGCATTACCGGACAGTCTTGGTTGGGCCATAAATAGTCTGGGAATTGCTACTGCTTTGCCACAAGGTGAAGGACTGTGGTCAGTGTCTTCCGTGTCAAAAGTTGGCGTGGTCGCCGTTGGTGAGCACGAGCTATACATCAAGCCCAAGCTTCCGATCCCACGTTTGTTCTTCCTCATGGGCTACTCGCGTTCGCCGAATTACTGGCGAAATGACGATGTGTCACTCTCAGCAGATGAGCACCTGGTCAGCAGCATCGTGGGCTCCTTCATCCGCCAGGTCAAGCAGGCCACCGTCCAAGGCCTTCTTCAGGACTACAAGACGGTGCAGGAGTCTGAACCCATGGTCCGAGGCAAACTTAACATTCCAGCACAGATTGGGCGCCGAGCTGGACTCCCATTGCCGGCGGAGGTGACATACGACGACTACACCGTCGACATCGCGGAGAACCGCATGCTGCTGGCAGCAACACGCAAGCTGCTCACCGTCCCCCGACTGGCCGAAACTGACAGACAGTCCTTGCGCAAGCTGGAACTGAAGTTTGAAGGAGTGGGTCTGGCCTGGCCTACGGTTTTTCCACCCATCCGGTTTACCCGGCTCAACGCCCACTACGCTCCCGCCGTCCTGTTGGCGGAGATCATTCTCAAGGGTGGCTCTCTGGAACAGCAGGTTGGGACCGTTAGTGCCAGTTCATTCCTCTTCGACATGTGGGAGGTTTTCGAGGACTTCGTATCCGTAGCACTCCGTGAAGCTATGGCGTCCCACGGTGGAAGTGTGGATCTGCAGTACCGAGGAAAACATTTGGACGTTGGCGGAGTGGTGCCACTCCGGCCTGACATCGTGTGGCGACGCGACCAAGACGTTCTGGCTGTTCTCGACGCGAAATACAAGGCTGAGAGGAACGGTCGCTTTCCTAATGCAGACCTCTATCAAATGCTCGCATATTGCACGAGGTTCAAGATGCAGGCGGGCCACCTTGTCTACGCCAAGGGTGAATGCGACGAGACGATTTATGAGATACATGGGACGGACGTTCGTATTTTCACTCATTCATTGGATCTGGAAGCACAACCGCTCGAGCTACTGGGCCAAATCGGACGCCTGGCCGCGAAGGTTGTGAAACACTCCAACATCAAAGCCGAGTGA
- a CDS encoding DEAD/DEAH box helicase, translated as MKRRLDRTAWSYYVRTDGKHQWVSERDLEPIPELAGEADWVSGDPSPAASFSAMLTRAKLNRGVTDALFSYGVSKTNILPYQFKPVLKYLDSATERMLIADEVGLGKTIEAGLLWTEMAARGQADRVMIVCPSALVEKWRREMQNRFGFELQRRSSADLSNMVEQLRNGTLPARFAYVVSLQTFRSFKDLDELDGLNFGLDLCIVDEAHQMRNSITASHKLGLLLRDFSASMILLSATPLNLGNSDLLSLMQLLMPGEVETVQDLEARLDHHEPLQLLRRSATNPSVTNAQRRLWLGRIADSSMGAALRQRAAFSKLEQLLKDDSFGPDQVPALREACSQLHGLSAVITRTKKSEVNESTTVRHATNAPVRWTDAERNFYEAYYQWLRDVSIQRQLPTGFALQMPLRLAGSCLPETARSVLRGALDESDGDGGGSATNKTSILQQETPPPGVVKLALELGSTDTKFEALIEALNSDEMRGRQALLFTFSRDTLAYLRKRLSPLMRIAELHGGVSVDDRETLMRQFRAGKFDLVIATRVASEGLDFEFCSLVINYDLPWNPMEVEQRIGRIDRIGQSSEKILILNFSTPETIETKILERLYKRLGVFEHSIGELEPILAESFEEIQDIVLDFTLSASEQQSKLNKALAAVEQNQSDSRELDSAASKLQAEDQFGIEAVEKRVARGRYLGQNELATLVADWARIRGGKADINREASELRVSINDEMLHRMVTWRRDNGQTSSEITRVESAARAKRPVVLSLSPEIARLEGGSLLNGHHPLVQMASHDYQDHHVPRFSMLQADATDECRPGTYIVAFAAAEWRGLRPTHELWTASINLDTGEQMDDSVGGLLFSALAQGRLREGTASLHPEAGILSTASMETLRQRRHEIEFDRQKENEALVLEREMRAKQVFKNHRISVLNRMAQAPSMRKAFQGQLTRGENRFNDSMARISTSRQTSLSLQELAVAQFEVV; from the coding sequence ATGAAGCGCAGACTCGACCGCACGGCGTGGAGCTACTACGTGAGGACCGATGGCAAGCATCAGTGGGTGTCGGAGCGCGACCTTGAGCCGATCCCAGAGCTCGCGGGTGAGGCAGATTGGGTATCCGGTGACCCCTCACCGGCCGCCAGCTTTTCCGCAATGTTAACGCGGGCCAAACTGAACCGCGGTGTGACGGACGCTTTGTTCTCCTACGGAGTTTCCAAGACCAACATTTTGCCTTATCAGTTTAAACCCGTACTCAAATACCTCGATTCGGCTACGGAACGCATGCTGATTGCCGACGAGGTGGGCCTGGGTAAGACGATTGAGGCAGGGCTGCTTTGGACGGAAATGGCGGCCAGAGGCCAGGCCGACCGTGTCATGATTGTGTGCCCCTCCGCTCTCGTTGAAAAGTGGCGGCGCGAAATGCAGAACCGTTTCGGGTTTGAGTTGCAGAGACGCTCGTCTGCGGATCTTTCGAACATGGTTGAACAGCTGAGAAACGGAACACTTCCCGCCCGGTTTGCCTATGTAGTTTCTCTTCAGACATTCCGAAGCTTTAAAGACCTGGACGAGCTGGACGGCCTGAACTTTGGTCTTGATCTGTGCATCGTAGACGAAGCTCACCAGATGCGGAATTCAATAACTGCTAGCCACAAACTCGGGCTCCTACTGCGGGATTTTTCGGCTTCGATGATCTTGCTGAGTGCTACGCCGCTTAACCTCGGGAACTCTGATCTGTTGTCACTCATGCAGCTGCTCATGCCCGGTGAAGTGGAAACGGTTCAGGATCTCGAGGCCAGGCTTGACCATCATGAGCCACTTCAGCTGCTTCGCCGAAGCGCCACAAACCCATCAGTGACAAACGCGCAAAGGCGCTTATGGCTAGGACGAATTGCAGACTCCAGCATGGGGGCGGCACTGCGGCAGCGCGCTGCGTTCAGCAAGCTCGAACAACTTCTTAAAGACGACAGTTTTGGCCCTGATCAGGTTCCAGCGCTGAGGGAGGCCTGCTCTCAACTCCACGGGCTGTCTGCGGTTATCACGCGTACTAAGAAATCTGAAGTAAACGAGTCGACAACAGTACGTCACGCCACCAACGCCCCAGTCCGTTGGACGGACGCGGAGCGTAACTTCTATGAGGCGTACTACCAATGGCTCCGCGACGTTTCGATCCAACGTCAGCTCCCTACGGGGTTCGCTCTACAGATGCCCCTTAGGCTGGCCGGGAGCTGCCTGCCGGAAACCGCCCGCAGCGTGCTTCGCGGCGCGCTGGATGAATCTGACGGTGACGGCGGCGGAAGCGCAACCAATAAGACTTCAATTCTGCAGCAGGAAACACCGCCTCCTGGGGTCGTAAAGCTCGCGCTTGAGCTAGGTTCGACGGACACAAAGTTTGAAGCGCTTATCGAGGCACTGAATTCCGACGAGATGAGAGGCCGTCAAGCCCTCCTCTTCACGTTCTCGCGGGATACGCTGGCCTATCTTAGGAAGCGCCTTTCCCCCCTAATGAGGATCGCGGAACTTCACGGTGGTGTCTCCGTCGATGACAGAGAGACACTAATGCGTCAATTCCGTGCTGGAAAGTTCGACCTAGTGATCGCCACACGAGTAGCAAGTGAGGGTCTGGACTTCGAGTTCTGTTCACTCGTGATTAATTACGATCTCCCCTGGAATCCAATGGAAGTTGAGCAGCGTATCGGCCGTATCGACCGTATCGGGCAATCCTCGGAAAAGATTCTAATCCTGAACTTCTCCACACCAGAAACGATCGAAACGAAAATTCTGGAGCGTCTCTATAAACGGCTTGGAGTTTTCGAGCACTCGATTGGAGAGCTGGAGCCGATTTTGGCCGAAAGCTTCGAAGAGATCCAGGACATCGTTCTAGACTTCACATTGAGCGCGAGCGAGCAGCAGTCAAAGCTCAACAAAGCCCTGGCTGCCGTGGAGCAGAACCAGTCCGATTCACGTGAGCTGGACTCTGCCGCATCGAAGCTTCAAGCCGAGGATCAATTCGGCATAGAAGCGGTAGAGAAGCGAGTGGCTCGGGGCCGTTATCTTGGCCAGAACGAGCTGGCGACCCTGGTTGCCGATTGGGCTCGGATTAGAGGTGGCAAAGCTGACATCAATCGCGAAGCCTCGGAGCTTAGGGTCTCAATAAATGACGAGATGCTCCATCGTATGGTCACGTGGCGCCGCGACAATGGGCAAACTTCCTCTGAGATCACTCGTGTGGAGAGTGCAGCTCGGGCCAAGCGGCCCGTCGTTCTGTCTCTGAGTCCGGAAATAGCCCGACTCGAGGGCGGGTCGCTACTTAATGGTCATCACCCATTAGTCCAGATGGCCTCACACGATTATCAGGACCACCATGTTCCGCGTTTTTCGATGCTCCAGGCGGATGCTACGGACGAATGCCGACCTGGCACCTACATAGTGGCATTCGCCGCGGCTGAATGGCGGGGACTTCGCCCGACTCATGAGCTGTGGACAGCGTCGATAAACCTAGACACCGGTGAACAAATGGACGATTCGGTCGGCGGACTGTTGTTTTCGGCCTTGGCGCAAGGCCGTCTTCGTGAGGGGACAGCCTCGCTACATCCAGAAGCAGGTATTCTTTCCACCGCATCGATGGAGACGCTGAGGCAGAGACGGCACGAGATCGAATTTGATCGTCAGAAGGAAAATGAGGCACTGGTCCTCGAACGAGAAATGCGGGCGAAGCAAGTATTCAAGAATCATCGAATATCAGTCCTGAACAGGATGGCCCAAGCACCGAGCATGAGGAAGGCGTTTCAGGGGCAGCTGACACGGGGGGAGAACCGCTTCAATGACTCGATGGCACGGATCAGCACCAGTCGACAGACAAGCCTTTCGCTGCAAGAACTCGCCGTCGCCCAGTTCGAGGTGGTTTGA
- a CDS encoding AAA family ATPase, translated as MDKKSQVLAYENAVNSRYIKSAASKLEYRAAGASRSRKEQGPLTGRVSVEGQEKGTFEDFYIGPRHLEAEGVYVISWAAPAAAMFFGREKRWNNQKIRARRRFSKRVDRLTDYADDWIVRPEGDPFVAARSQPKQPPRPAPAGGKSWLSKTRAEKAPITEPQQVDLIPDLLLPPPSVNGDLFSHLETPAESAPSTTEDLLRATLAAPRTGGLEAVLSTLQPEQYSLVTADPTASLVVQGHAGTGKTIIATHRAAWLVDPNRGQPLKDVLLVGPTEAWEEHISLAVADLHDGAGLVRITSIQRVLVDVLAIDEKQILGRRMEDAAAPPKGSERVIADLVALYKSTRRTGSLRAAYEAILILETAKASARSRDFYSWRSTLPRTYETARSRPSLWPLLAYVQVLINPPQRHSHIIVDEAQDLSLLEWQTLMHLNSGTWSLVGDMNQRHSPRTFKKWSELYRDLPSSRWAEHTINSGFRTTQSISDFAASLLPITQRRRGASPLGEGKPPLVISVAERRRTMESLTIDECLRLSADHPEGTVAVITPNLEGVAAAARLAGWKADGRHAYVTGERKRFQLLSPEEARGLEFDAVVVMEPATFRASSGTNGRLYTSLTRANLELVVVHDKPLPAALARATKKLQRGT; from the coding sequence GTGGATAAGAAGTCACAGGTTCTGGCCTACGAGAACGCGGTGAACAGTCGTTACATAAAAAGTGCCGCGTCAAAGTTGGAGTACCGCGCCGCTGGAGCATCGCGGTCTCGGAAGGAACAAGGACCGCTTACTGGGCGAGTGTCGGTCGAAGGCCAAGAAAAAGGCACGTTTGAAGATTTCTATATCGGACCACGTCACCTGGAGGCTGAGGGTGTTTACGTAATCAGCTGGGCTGCCCCCGCCGCTGCAATGTTTTTTGGACGTGAGAAGCGCTGGAACAACCAAAAAATCAGGGCACGGCGTCGTTTTTCGAAGCGAGTAGACCGTTTGACTGATTATGCGGACGACTGGATTGTACGCCCTGAGGGCGATCCTTTCGTTGCCGCTCGCAGCCAACCGAAGCAACCACCCCGACCCGCTCCGGCGGGTGGAAAATCCTGGTTATCCAAAACACGCGCAGAGAAGGCTCCGATTACCGAGCCACAACAAGTGGACCTGATTCCCGACCTGCTCCTCCCACCGCCGTCAGTCAACGGTGACCTTTTCTCGCACCTCGAAACCCCGGCTGAGTCCGCGCCCTCAACTACCGAAGATCTCCTGCGAGCGACGCTGGCCGCCCCAAGGACGGGCGGGTTGGAAGCGGTCCTGTCCACTCTTCAGCCCGAGCAATACAGTCTCGTTACGGCAGACCCAACTGCTTCCCTTGTTGTTCAGGGCCACGCCGGTACCGGAAAAACGATCATCGCTACGCACCGTGCAGCCTGGCTAGTTGACCCTAACAGGGGGCAGCCCCTCAAGGACGTACTATTGGTGGGCCCGACCGAGGCGTGGGAAGAACACATTTCTCTGGCGGTAGCGGACCTGCACGATGGCGCAGGACTGGTCCGTATCACCTCGATCCAGCGGGTACTTGTGGACGTGCTGGCAATAGATGAAAAACAAATCCTTGGCCGACGAATGGAAGATGCCGCCGCGCCACCGAAAGGCTCGGAGCGAGTCATTGCGGATTTAGTCGCCTTGTACAAATCGACTCGGAGAACTGGCAGTTTGCGTGCTGCCTACGAAGCAATCCTGATCCTTGAAACGGCCAAGGCGTCTGCTCGGTCGAGAGATTTTTACTCATGGAGAAGCACACTCCCCCGCACCTACGAGACAGCACGTTCCCGACCATCCCTTTGGCCCCTCCTCGCATACGTCCAAGTGCTGATCAATCCGCCACAGCGACACTCGCACATCATCGTTGATGAAGCCCAAGATCTGTCACTGCTTGAATGGCAGACGCTGATGCACCTAAATTCCGGTACGTGGAGCCTGGTCGGAGATATGAACCAAAGGCACTCTCCTCGGACGTTCAAAAAGTGGAGCGAACTGTATAGGGATCTTCCGAGTAGTCGTTGGGCGGAGCACACAATTAACAGCGGTTTCCGCACAACCCAGTCCATTTCCGACTTCGCTGCATCCCTATTGCCGATCACCCAACGCCGCCGCGGAGCGTCGCCTCTTGGCGAGGGCAAGCCGCCCTTGGTCATCAGCGTGGCGGAGCGCCGCCGGACGATGGAGTCCCTGACAATCGACGAATGCCTTCGACTGTCCGCGGATCACCCGGAAGGAACAGTAGCGGTCATCACGCCCAACCTTGAAGGGGTGGCTGCAGCGGCCCGACTGGCAGGCTGGAAAGCCGATGGACGGCACGCTTACGTGACGGGGGAACGGAAGCGCTTTCAACTTCTCTCGCCAGAGGAGGCTCGCGGGCTCGAATTCGACGCCGTCGTCGTCATGGAGCCAGCGACTTTCCGTGCCAGTTCCGGGACTAACGGTCGGCTTTATACCTCACTAACACGTGCCAACTTGGAGCTCGTCGTTGTGCACGACAAGCCTCTTCCAGCCGCTTTGGCGCGAGCGACCAAAAAGCTGCAGCGCGGTACATAA
- a CDS encoding IS481 family transposase, translating to MSHRNAFLAYSGRLRLARCIVVDGWPLRRAAERFNVSVPTATRWSRRYRELGEAGLEDRRSRPLTCPHQTPVRTERRVLGLRVSRRWGPARIAYHLHLNISTVHRILTRYLCPPLRFTDPATGVRVRGRDRARRYEYAWPGEMIHVDIKKLGRIPDGGGHRVHGRVQGAANSRARNLGEGRAKYRGQVRGYSFLHHAVDDHSRFVYSEILPDETKETASAFMLNAIAAFAARGVKIQRVLTDNGACYRSRTFAAVLAEAGIKHKRTRPYRPQTNGKVERFNRILQEEWAYAKTYRSEAERQACYPDFIKYYNQRRPHTALKGASPASRVINQPG from the coding sequence GTGTCCCACCGTAACGCGTTTCTGGCCTATTCGGGGCGTCTGCGTCTGGCCCGTTGCATCGTGGTTGACGGCTGGCCGTTGCGCCGTGCCGCCGAAAGATTCAATGTCTCTGTCCCGACCGCCACACGCTGGTCCCGCCGCTATCGGGAACTGGGGGAAGCGGGCTTGGAGGACCGCCGGAGCCGGCCCCTGACCTGCCCGCACCAGACCCCGGTGCGCACGGAGCGACGCGTGCTGGGACTACGGGTGAGCAGGCGGTGGGGACCTGCCCGAATCGCCTACCACCTGCACCTAAACATCTCTACGGTCCACCGCATTCTGACCCGCTATCTCTGCCCGCCACTGCGGTTCACCGACCCCGCCACCGGGGTCAGGGTCCGTGGCCGGGACCGGGCCCGCCGGTACGAATACGCCTGGCCTGGCGAAATGATTCACGTGGACATCAAGAAACTTGGCCGGATCCCGGACGGCGGCGGACACCGCGTCCACGGCCGGGTGCAGGGCGCAGCGAACTCCCGGGCACGGAACCTCGGTGAAGGCCGGGCCAAATACCGCGGCCAGGTCCGGGGCTACTCATTCCTGCATCACGCAGTGGATGACCATTCCCGGTTCGTTTACTCCGAGATCCTGCCCGACGAAACCAAGGAAACCGCGTCGGCATTCATGCTCAACGCCATCGCCGCGTTTGCCGCTCGAGGCGTCAAAATCCAGCGGGTGCTCACCGATAACGGCGCCTGCTACCGCTCCCGTACCTTCGCCGCTGTCCTCGCCGAAGCCGGGATAAAACACAAGCGCACCCGGCCCTACCGGCCGCAAACCAACGGCAAAGTCGAGCGCTTCAACCGCATCCTCCAGGAGGAATGGGCCTACGCCAAGACCTACCGCTCAGAAGCCGAAAGGCAAGCCTGCTACCCGGACTTCATCAAGTACTACAATCAGCGCAGGCCCCACACCGCACTCAAAGGCGCCTCACCAGCCAGCCGCGTCATCAACCAACCGGGTTAG
- a CDS encoding DUF3427 domain-containing protein → MTTLSKLPLLEPCFESVGDEDTPDLLSRHVADAVRDALAAAHPADRVALANRLLEALQQNDRIADGPTVLHSLHRPDTLKRRHLRRPTTRLSDSALLTNSNEDPNLAAELRAEIESADTVDLLCAFVRWTGIRLLEPALEQLRDRGVKLRVITTTYMGASERRAIDELVNRYGAKVKISYETHSTRLHAKAWLFRRNSGFHTAYVGSSNLSSAALLDGLEWNVRLSSVATPALLQKSEVTFDSYWEQRTFQPYDPEADGDKLDAALARNGGRATGAPEWNTGLEVQPFLHQIEMLEDLEAERTKGHHSNLLVAATGTGKTVIAALDYKGLSEAAGRDLKLLFVAHRQEILKQSLQTYRRVLQKGSFGELFVGEHKPKDWKHVFASVQSLASLGLDKIAPGDFDVVVIDEFHHAEAPTYRRIIDHLRPLELLGLTATPERGDGVDVAKQFFDGRRASELRLWDALDADLLVPFHYFGVSDDVDLSRLEWKRGSYDVAQLDALYTGNEARAGKVIRELRDKVTSTADMRAIGFCVSVQHALYMAEVFNRAGIPSVAVSGKTDDGERALALQQLRDRTINCIFAVDLFNEGLDLPEVDTILLLRPTQSAAVFLQQLGRGLRRAEGKAVLTVLDFIGQQRRELRFDLRYRALTGYGRKELEKAVEDEFPFLPSGSQIVLDRVAQKVVLDNIKAQLRFNRAQLVRDIASYAETELEAYLERSGNDMKTIYRSTRDSWTGYLRQAGLIEGLSPLETVLRGKIEELSDTEEKKLLGRMAALIHVDDPERVDAYSMLVAPDAPRYAELGMREQTFARMLFYTVWDDGGGFTTYDDGLDHLRSYQFVCREIRQVVRLGVAASKHAAKSLGAGLQHVPLLSHATYRREEVLAALQYGSLEQGKNVQHREGVAWCPATSTDAFFVTLNKDDKKHSATTMYKDYAISPELFHWESQNATSPTSPTGRRYLDRVSHGSRVLIFTRDTADDETGLTVPYTCLGQVDYLQHVGEKPMAITWKLHRPMPADVYAASAAVAR, encoded by the coding sequence ATGACGACACTGTCAAAGCTTCCCCTGTTGGAACCGTGTTTCGAATCAGTAGGAGACGAAGACACTCCCGATCTCCTCTCCCGTCATGTCGCCGACGCAGTGCGCGACGCTCTCGCTGCCGCCCACCCCGCGGACAGAGTTGCCCTTGCCAACCGACTACTCGAAGCGTTGCAGCAAAATGACCGCATCGCGGACGGGCCCACGGTGCTCCACTCGCTCCACCGCCCCGACACCCTCAAGCGCCGCCACCTCCGCCGCCCCACAACAAGGCTCAGCGACTCCGCGCTCCTGACTAACAGCAACGAGGACCCCAACCTGGCTGCAGAACTGCGCGCAGAAATAGAGTCAGCGGACACCGTCGACCTCCTCTGCGCCTTTGTCCGTTGGACCGGCATCAGACTTCTCGAGCCGGCACTTGAGCAGCTCAGAGACCGGGGCGTGAAACTTCGCGTCATCACCACCACCTACATGGGCGCCAGTGAACGCCGGGCCATCGACGAACTTGTCAACCGGTACGGAGCTAAGGTCAAGATCAGCTACGAGACCCACTCCACCCGGCTCCATGCGAAGGCGTGGCTGTTCCGCCGCAACTCAGGCTTCCACACCGCCTACGTGGGCAGTTCGAACCTAAGCAGCGCTGCACTCCTGGACGGGCTCGAATGGAACGTCCGGCTCAGCTCGGTAGCCACGCCGGCGCTCCTGCAGAAATCCGAGGTCACTTTCGACAGCTACTGGGAGCAGCGGACCTTTCAGCCCTACGACCCGGAAGCGGACGGGGACAAGCTGGACGCAGCCCTGGCCCGCAATGGCGGGAGGGCCACCGGGGCGCCGGAGTGGAACACCGGCCTGGAAGTCCAGCCCTTCCTCCACCAAATTGAGATGCTTGAAGATCTCGAGGCCGAGCGCACCAAGGGCCACCATAGCAACCTGCTCGTCGCTGCCACGGGCACCGGCAAGACCGTAATCGCGGCATTGGATTACAAGGGGCTCAGCGAAGCGGCCGGTCGGGACCTCAAACTGCTGTTCGTCGCGCATCGGCAGGAAATCCTGAAGCAATCGCTGCAGACTTACCGGCGGGTGCTGCAGAAAGGCTCCTTCGGCGAATTGTTCGTCGGGGAACATAAGCCAAAAGATTGGAAGCACGTCTTCGCGAGTGTCCAGTCTCTGGCGTCCCTTGGACTGGACAAGATCGCGCCAGGCGACTTCGACGTCGTTGTCATCGACGAGTTCCATCACGCCGAAGCACCAACCTACCGCAGGATCATTGACCACCTGCGCCCCCTGGAGCTCCTTGGCCTGACCGCCACTCCCGAACGTGGTGACGGCGTCGACGTCGCCAAGCAGTTCTTTGACGGCCGCCGGGCCAGCGAGCTCCGTCTCTGGGACGCACTGGACGCGGATCTCCTGGTGCCGTTCCACTACTTCGGCGTTTCCGACGACGTCGACCTCAGCCGCTTGGAGTGGAAGCGTGGCAGTTACGACGTCGCTCAGCTGGACGCCCTTTATACCGGCAATGAGGCGCGTGCCGGCAAAGTGATCCGCGAACTCCGCGACAAGGTCACCAGCACAGCGGACATGCGGGCCATTGGCTTCTGCGTCTCGGTGCAGCATGCGCTCTACATGGCAGAGGTCTTCAACCGTGCAGGCATCCCATCCGTCGCCGTTTCCGGAAAGACCGACGACGGCGAACGCGCCCTCGCGCTGCAACAGTTGCGGGACAGGACCATCAACTGCATCTTCGCTGTCGACCTTTTTAACGAGGGCCTCGACCTGCCTGAAGTAGATACCATCCTGCTGCTCCGGCCCACGCAGAGCGCCGCCGTCTTCCTCCAGCAGCTGGGACGCGGACTGCGTCGCGCCGAGGGCAAGGCGGTGCTGACGGTCCTGGACTTCATCGGTCAGCAGCGCCGTGAGCTCCGCTTTGATCTGCGCTACCGGGCGCTGACCGGCTACGGCCGCAAGGAGCTGGAGAAGGCTGTCGAGGACGAGTTCCCGTTCCTGCCGTCCGGCTCGCAGATCGTGCTGGACCGGGTGGCGCAGAAGGTGGTGCTGGACAACATCAAGGCACAGCTCCGGTTTAACCGGGCGCAGCTGGTCCGGGACATCGCCTCATACGCCGAGACCGAGCTGGAGGCCTATCTGGAGCGGTCGGGGAACGACATGAAGACGATCTACCGGTCCACCAGGGACTCGTGGACCGGGTACCTCCGCCAGGCAGGGCTGATCGAAGGGCTCTCACCCCTGGAGACCGTGCTCCGCGGGAAGATCGAGGAGCTGTCGGACACGGAGGAAAAGAAGCTGCTGGGCCGCATGGCCGCGCTGATTCACGTGGACGATCCCGAACGTGTCGATGCCTATTCGATGCTCGTTGCTCCCGACGCGCCCCGCTACGCCGAGCTCGGCATGCGCGAGCAGACTTTTGCACGCATGCTTTTTTACACGGTATGGGACGACGGCGGCGGATTCACAACGTACGACGACGGCCTGGACCATCTGCGTAGCTACCAGTTTGTGTGCCGCGAGATCCGTCAGGTCGTGAGGCTGGGGGTGGCTGCATCGAAACATGCAGCCAAGAGCCTTGGTGCCGGGCTACAGCATGTCCCGCTGCTCTCGCATGCTACCTACCGGCGCGAGGAGGTTCTCGCGGCGCTTCAGTACGGCTCGCTGGAACAGGGCAAGAACGTGCAGCACCGCGAGGGCGTCGCATGGTGTCCTGCAACTTCCACAGATGCCTTCTTTGTCACCCTGAACAAGGACGACAAGAAGCATTCTGCGACCACGATGTACAAGGACTACGCCATCAGCCCGGAGCTGTTCCACTGGGAGTCGCAGAACGCGACGTCGCCGACGAGCCCGACGGGACGGCGCTACCTTGACCGGGTTTCCCACGGCTCAAGGGTTCTGATCTTTACTAGGGACACTGCGGACGACGAGACCGGTCTGACTGTTCCGTATACATGCCTGGGGCAGGTGGACTACCTGCAGCACGTCGGCGAGAAACCGATGGCGATCACGTGGAAACTGCACCGGCCGATGCCCGCGGATGTGTATGCGGCATCGGCCGCAGTGGCTCGCTAG